Proteins found in one Methylobacter sp. S3L5C genomic segment:
- a CDS encoding tRNA-binding protein, with amino-acid sequence MTIIHPLTEQIEFFDFLKVDVRVGIILSAKLNPKAKLPAYEIDVDFGATLGVKKSSAQLTENYTAEELIGKQICAVVNFPPRRVAGVKSEVLILAIVCNDNGTVLIQPNIPVTNGERLA; translated from the coding sequence ATGACCATTATCCATCCATTGACAGAACAAATTGAATTTTTTGATTTTTTGAAGGTAGATGTCCGTGTCGGAATTATTCTATCGGCAAAATTGAATCCAAAAGCGAAGCTACCGGCATACGAAATTGATGTAGATTTTGGTGCAACGCTTGGTGTTAAAAAGAGTTCTGCGCAATTAACCGAAAACTATACCGCCGAAGAGCTTATCGGCAAGCAAATTTGCGCGGTTGTAAATTTTCCTCCCCGTAGAGTTGCCGGAGTTAAATCAGAAGTATTGATCTTGGCTATAGTCTGCAATGATAACGGTACTGTGTTAATCCAGCCAAATATACCAGTAACAAACGGGGAGCGCCTTGCATAG
- a CDS encoding class IV adenylate cyclase → MARNIEIKARIESIESLLPLAAKIANEGPIEIVQDDTFFACPNGRLKLRSFSEHDGQLIFYQRPDSAGPKESFYVISPTSSPDTLRRVLSLAYGESGRVRKHRTLFMAGRTRIHLDKVEELGYFLELEVVLAEGETNEAGISVAHELLEKLSVSMHQMVEEAYIDLLAKLPNEA, encoded by the coding sequence ATGGCAAGAAATATTGAAATCAAAGCTCGAATTGAAAGCATCGAATCACTGTTGCCATTGGCTGCGAAGATCGCTAACGAAGGGCCAATCGAAATAGTCCAGGACGATACGTTTTTTGCTTGCCCCAATGGAAGACTGAAACTTCGTTCTTTCTCCGAGCATGATGGACAGCTAATTTTCTATCAACGTCCAGACAGCGCTGGCCCCAAAGAGTCTTTCTATGTCATTTCGCCGACCTCTTCACCCGACACACTCCGTCGGGTTTTGTCGCTTGCCTATGGGGAAAGTGGTCGTGTTCGCAAGCATCGCACATTATTTATGGCGGGGCGAACGCGAATACATCTGGATAAGGTGGAAGAATTGGGATACTTTTTGGAACTGGAAGTCGTTCTTGCTGAAGGCGAAACCAACGAAGCTGGTATATCGGTTGCCCATGAATTGCTGGAAAAACTGTCAGTCTCCATGCATCAAATGGTAGAAGAGGCCTATATAGATCTACTTGCAAAATTGCCTAATGAGGCATAA